The following is a genomic window from Butyricimonas faecihominis.
CTTTGTTTTGGATGCTTTTCCCAGTACTCTTCAATGCAATCTGTTTTTAGATATTGAGGAGGAAAAAGGCTGGCAATAGGCACATCAAAATATTTGGCGATTTCATTAATGTGATTTAAATTATATTTTTCCTCTCGCTGTAATCTCTCTGCATGTCCAACAAAAGAGCTGTCTAATTTTAGCTCTAATGATAATTTTTCTTGGCTCAGATTTGCAGCTTTTCTCAACTCTTTTACTTTATTAATCACGTATAGTTCGATCTCAGTTTTGGTTGTTCTGTTTTCAGTTTCCGTTGTTATCATTTTGAAAAAAATTAATAGTAAAGGAAATATTTTTATTAAAATATTTACAGGGGTTATTACCCTGTATTACCTTTGTACTATTAATATTGTGGGATTTCTTAATGTTAACTATATAGATATATAAGCTCAAGAGATCAGATAAAATCCTTTGAACCTGAATATATCGGAATGAATAACAACATTTGATAGAACTATAAATTATTAACTAAATCAAGAAACTATGGGAAAATTATATTTGAAAAACGTGTTACTATTGGTTTATAGTAAGCCTTGGGACATTAA
Proteins encoded in this region:
- a CDS encoding helix-turn-helix transcriptional regulator, encoding MITTETENRTTKTEIELYVINKVKELRKAANLSQEKLSLELKLDSSFVGHAERLQREEKYNLNHINEIAKYFDVPIASLFPPQYLKTDCIEEYWEKHPKQRKKYDPKPE